TGAGACTCTCTTGCTTTATCTTGGTGCTTTGTGACCTATTTAACATTAATTGAAATGTTTTGTTCCACACACAAGGtagtgctttagtccttcctaACTCATTATCCTTTGTTTTTGTGCTTCTTCATCATTGAGTTagtactttctttctttttctttccttttaggttggccaccaagaagggaaaaaggaaaagtttctaaatggggcaacaaacaagtcatccgcacaaccttttgaaggagctcatcaattgtagcaacccatccaccttgttcttctttgcatgccccgaggacggtgcaatcttcaagtgtggggagatcgttcgaccgatctccatgggtaaaaatttccttttcaacaccaaattttttattttctttgttagattagctattgcattgcatgataggttgcatgttaattagaatttgtacatatttttaccacttttttcttattaggactacttggttagggtgatgatttccttTCCAAGAAACTGNNNNNNNNNNNNNNNNNNNNNNNNNNNNNNNNNNNNNNNNNNNNNNNNNNNNNNNNNNNNNNNNNNNNNNNNNNNNNNNNNNNNNNNNNNNNNNNNNNNNNNNNNNNNNNNNNNNNNNNNNNNNNNNNNNNNNNNNNNNNNNNNNNNNNNNNNNNNNNNNNNNNNNNNNNNNNNNNNNNNNNNNNNNNNNNNNNNNNNNNNNNNNNNNNNNNNNNNNNNNNNNNNNNNNNNNNNNNNNNNNNNNNNNNNNNNNNNNNNNNNNNNNNNNNNNNNNNNNNNNNNNNNNNNNNNNNNNNNNNNNNNNNNNNNNNNNNNNNNNNNNNNNNNNNNNNNNNNNNNNNNNNNNNNNNNNNNNNNNNNNNNNNNNNNNNNNNNNNNNNNNNNNNNNNNNNNNNNNNNNNNNNNNNNNNNNNNNNNNNNNNNNNNNNNNNNNNNNNNNNNNNNNNNNNNNNNNNNNNNNNNNNNNNNNNNNNNNNNNNNNNNNNNNNNNNNNNNNNNNNNNNNNNNNNNNNNNNNNNNNNNNNNNNNNNNNNNNNNNNNNNNNNNNNNNNNNNNNNNNNNNNNNNNNNNNNNNNNNNNNNNNNNNNNNNNNNNNNNNNNNNNNNNNNNNNNNNNNNNNNNNNNNNNNNNNNNNNNNNNNNNNNNNNNNNNNNNNNNNNNNNNNNNNNNNNNNNNNNNNNNNNNNNNNNNNNNNNNNNNNNNNNNNNNNNNNNNNNNNNNNNNNNNNNNNNNNNNNNNNNNNNNNNNNNNNNNNNNNNNNNNNNNNNNNNNNNNNNNNNNNNNNNNNNNNNNNNNNNNNNNNNNNNNNNNNNNNNNNNNNNNNNNNNNNNNNNNNNNNNNNNNNNNNNNNNNNNNNNNNNNNNNNNNNNNNNNNNNNNNNNNNNNNNNNNNNNNNNNNNNNNNNNNNNNNNNNNNNNNNNNNNNNNNNNNNNNNNNNNNNNNNNNNNNNNNNNNNNNNNNNNNNNNNNNNNNNNNNNNNNNNNNNNNNNNNNNNNNNNNNNNNNNNNNNNNNNNNNNNNNNNNNNNNNNNNNNNNNNNNNNNNNNNNNNNNNNNNNNNNNNNNNNNNNNNNNNNNNNNNNNNNNNNNNNNNNNNNNNNNNNNNNNNNNNNNNNNNNNNNNNNNNNNNNNNNNNNNNNNNNNNNNNNNNNNNNNNNNNNNNNNNNNNNNNNNNNNNNNNNNNNNNNNNNNNNNNNNNNNNNNNNNNNNNNNNNNNNNNNNNNNNNNNNNNNNNNNNNNNNNNNNNNNNNNNNNNNNNNNNNNNNNNNNNNNNNNNNNNNNNNNNNNNNNNNNNNNNNNNNNNNNNNNcttggcttaagcatgaggacatgcttggtttaagtgtggggaggttgataaaccccatttgtagggtttatcttgtatttattttaggggattttataaccttttacccacatttatttaataaaatagcatggttttgtatattctcctttaattgtgctcaagagtgaaaacatgctttttagatcTTAAAATAGCTANNNNNNNNNNNNNNNNNNNNNNNNNNNNNNNNNNNNNNNNNNNNNNNNNNNNNNNNNNNNNNNNNNNNNNNNNNNNNNNNNNNNNNNNNNNNNNNNNNNNNNNNNNNNNNNNNNNNNNNNNNNNNNNNNNNNNNNNNNNNNNNNNNNNNNNNNNNNNNNNNNNNNNNNNNNNNNNNNNNNNNNNNNNNNNNNNNNNNNNNNNNNNNNNNNNNNNNNNNNNNNNNNNNNNNNNNNNNNNNNNNNNNNNNNNNNNNNNNNNNNNNNNNNNNNNNNNNNNNNNNNNNNNNNNNNNNNNNNNNNNNNNNNNNNNNNNNNNNNNgaattagggttagattaggatctcatagttctaggtttaattcaagtctccttctacttctacctccaattggtgattgctacactttggttcttctctctatctctattctcttgttgtaatttctcttattttgtttctaggttttgtaattgagatattcttgttcttttgttttctttcaataatgcaatttgaggtaattcatgataattgtgagttccttgattgttgttgttaattctttgtattcaattgttgttagaattctttcttgttgtgatttactatacttttcttttgtgccttccaagtgtttgattaaatgcttggAAGAATGTTAGACTATAATTTCATGTTCTTGGtttgagaaggtaacttaggatttcttgagtcactagtgtccaattgattgatagttgatagccattaactctagccttcattaatccaattagtggaaagctaggacttatggactaggattgatataacttacttgactttcctttgttaattgatttaaggatgactaagtgggattaatccttgcaactaccatacttgtggctagtgataatgatgaagacccttgacaaccaaatcttgccaagaccattttgttaataaagttttcttaccatttactattcatgtttctcatctaaaaccccaaaataaacaagtccgtaaccaataacaagaacactaccctgcaagtcctttgagagacgacccgaggtttaaatacttcggttattgattttaggggtttgcacttagtgacaaccaaatttttgtatgaaagatttgtgttggtttagaaactatacttgcaatgagatttcaattgtgaaattctaagccgtcaaaaatccaatcatcaactGGCAGACTGAGTTTAGGGTTTGCGGCgtaaaaggagaagaagaaagctAGGTTATGTGGCTAAGTTGCCCTTTTATACCTAGGTTAAAGGGCAACTTAGTAAAAGCACACTCAACTGAACCCTCACTCTTCGGTTCATTTCGGTTTTAGCAAAGGCAACCGAAAACCAAACTGAACCGATCGGTTTAGTTCGAAAAAAACcgattttttcggtttttcAATCAGTTGTTGTAAAATTTGGTTTGATTCTGCGATAATTTTCGGTCCGGTTCGGTAACTTACACCCCTATTGTAAACTTCTTAATTTCTCATTACAACTTGATATGTCTATGTATTCTTTTTACCAatctatattaataaatatcatTCCAAGACCATGCATttgtcaatatttaaaaaagcaaaaaaggcATTCATGCGTCCTGTAATTTAATACACACTATTCACGGATATTGGTCATGTATACTATTTTTTACTACACTTATATTATTGCTTTGACATTGTAATATACTAATTTATCATAGATATGTTTGAATATTAAAAATGTCACCATTTATTCATGATATTATGAGTCTTTTTTTTGTCCTAATAAAATCTACTTTCCAAAATAGTTggttctttaatttgttttttcctTCATCTTTCACGCAATGATTCGTGAGTTTTTCTTcaagaattttttggaaatcATCCATATAAATCTGTCACATCTAGTAAAACTTATTATACTGACATCTGTCCATCTAAGAAGAAGACCCTACTTTTATCAAGATTTTGTATAACTTTTTTTCCTTCACATTTGCTTTTAACACTCAAAAACCTAAGTCATGTTTTTGTCTTACTATTACTACAATTGGTATtgtcaatactttttatttgtttaacttCAATTTAGTCATATACAACTGGAAGGTTTACCATGGAGTTTTTCTAGTTATTGATGCCCACCTAATTGTAAAGACCTATTTCTTACTATCTGGTGTAGTAAAATTATTTACTTGCAAATTGTAAGAAAATATAATTGCGCCATACATTGTTTGCAACGTATAtttccttttcacttttttCACGTTTTTAGCTTTTGTAAAGAAATATGTATTATTTAGCAGGCATTTTTAGCATGATTGATCTAATAGAGATTATCATTTATTgtgatatttttctttattcagTAACAAAAAAATGACTTCCTTGTAAAATATGCCTTCTTTTTTCGTTGTTATCTTTGTTGCCACATATTAAcccagaaaattaaataaatctttAGATTATAGATAGGGAGAAAATTTAATGTTGATAACTTCAAATAAAAAATGGTTAACATATGCCACATAGTATTACGACATAGTTCAagtaaattttcataaaataacCCAcatattactactactactactactactactactacatAATTCAAGTAATTATCGTTAGAGCAGTTACCAATACAGTCTTGGATAAATCTTGCACACTATTATACTCACTAGTTAATTTTTCTCATCAATTAACTGAATCTTCTGTTTTTTCCTAGCTCTCCTACTGAAACGATTAGTAGAAAATTgactttcttcttcattctagGGCAAGCTTTTTGCAGCATTGTTTATCCCACTGAAAGCACTTTGAGCCGGAATTTTACACTAGCCACTTGACACGTTATCTTCAAGGTCATCCTACACATAAGTGACCCTCATTAGTCAACTATTCACAATACAACATTGATTTATGGATGACTATTGAAATGAAAAAGTTTACATATATTCTTAATTTCTTACCATGCTAAAAAGAGGATCAATATCAGTTTTAAGGTTGACAACATGGCCTGACATATCCACCGAGTTTCTACAGCCATTTTTCTACCCAAGTAACATATCTCTGTTTACATACTATGCTTGATAACTCATAACGTACATGTAAAATTCTAATACAATATTTAACGTGGAAAAAGAGACCATAGTGTGATGTTTGTAGATGAATTGGTCTGCATTTCCTTGGGCATGTTCTTCTCCATAAGCTCCTCATCATTACATACCTAACTAACTGTATAATTTTAATCGTATTGCTTGATGTTTGCCGCTCTAACATTTATCTTGAATAGCGCCATTTTATCTACGATATTATCGAGGGTGGGAGTATTCTTCATCAACAACCTTTACATAAAGTACAATTTAATAAGTTTTATCTCACAAACATGAGAAATTAAAGGTAATTATACATAATTTAATCATTTGTGAAGTTATCTCATCATCCATAACTTTTTTAGCAATATTTCTAGCCAATTGTGTTGTTTTCTTGTCCCACAATAACAAAGTCATGCTCCCTATTCCATCATATACCATCACCTCAAGTTTATACTTATTATTGCGTGAAAAAGAAATTGGTTGCATTAGTGATAACATGaagcattgaaaaaaaaatgaaatgaaaaatttGTTGGCATTTATCAAAGTTCATAGGTTTTTATTTCACGTACCTAATGACGGCACATCCATGTGTGTCTATACTTGGTACATTCATATATTTTTCCAATAGAAGTGTCAACTTTCTTTGGGCACCTCCCATATGACTTGTAATACCAATCGCTCTTGCTTGCATTTATGGATACTATAGTTGCAGCAATCTATACGGGACCTTCCTGACAATTGGCACCCATTGGAAAAATGAATCTAGATACAATCCATTTACATAACCGTAATATTTACTAACAAAAAATCTACTTGTTCGGTCATGTTTATTTACgaatgaaaatattttctaagAATTAGTATTTTAGATTATACAGAAAACTAAATATAAGGTCTTTCCTTTTACTGAGTCAATTGTAgctaatatttttaaactttactTAGTAAAACTATTTACAATAAACTTATACATTTTCTGACAATGATAATCATGGCTAATAATAACATGGGCAGCACTTAAGTAAAGTAGAAATTagttctactaaaaactataccTAGCGATATTGCAACAGTATTTGAACTTATTCCTTGGAATGGTTCCTTCTGAATGGTtgcttttatattttcttaccatttaaTTAAACAATTGACTACGTGTGCATTTTTTTATCAACACATTTTGTCTATGCACTTTAAAAGCTATAGTAcattgtatatattttgttcCCTTAACTAACACATCTTATCATACCATGAGCAATTCATTAACATCATTATTTATCTATATCAATAGATAACACACCATGTTATAAACAATTAGTTTTAATGGGACATGGAGAACGTCATATTAGAATAGTTTCTTCCACTTGCTAAAACAACAATTTTATATACATTACATGTTTATATCAACACATTGTGTCTATGCATTTTATAGTTTATAGTACACTGTATATGTTGTTTCTTTAACTATAACAGCTTTCCATACCATAGCAAATTATTAACACGACTATTTGTCTATATCAACAAATAACACTCCATGTTAATGAACAGCTAGGTTTAATGAGACATGGAGAGGGTCATCTCAAAAGAGTTCAAAACTTCTACGATAATCTTTGCAACTGCAGATCCCTGGTTCAAATCATCAACACCTAACCACCGGCCCTGCAAAGATACTTGACTTATCCTAGCAAAGCTGGATGTTGTACCACATAACATCCTACAAAAATCCATGATAtcaatttaatcaaaattattaaaCCATGTCGCATAACTTTAACATGCATGACTGTAGATAATAAAAAACGCATGTTATGTATAAGGGTACCTGCTTCTAAACCCagcaactttaatttcaatgtcAAAATGCAAATTTGATACATAAAAATGACTCTGCATCGACGTAGTACCTATTTCACAACATCGAGGTTAGTTATAATTTGCATATTATAACTTGTAAAGTACATATTATGTTAGGATAAATTGTTAGCTTCTCAATTTTATTAACCCTTACCATTTCACCTATGTGCTTTAAAATATTGAAACACCAAAATCAATGGCTTTAATCTCCCATCTTCAACATGAGGGAGAATGAGATCTACCAtatcaccaaacaaaatatAGTTGATACAGTTGTTTCTGACATTTTGATGAACACCAACACATGGTATACTACTCTCCATAAAATCTAAatagaaaaatgtaaaaataaaataaatttatttcacAACATACTCTAAGTTTTGCAGGATTACCACCAAACCTTAGTCTTCATCCTTTTGCTAGTAATCAAATCCCTTAGATCTTCCTTCCCAATAACTTTGACTATTAAATCTACGTAACATTCCAACATGGACATACCACTTGTTAGTACTTTTACAATGAATGAGCAAGTATAAATTTGCtttgaaagaaaagaaacttCTCACCAAATAGTTCAGATTCTTTGACTTTCTCAACTGTCAAGAGCTCTGCAATGGAATTAAGGTGCCATGCAACCAGAGGGAAACTTGGGTTTTGGACATGATTCACAATGGTCCTATGGGTAAAAACCAAGATCCACTTAAAAGTGACTTgtcttcttgttctttccatGTCGAATAATAAAGTTGCTCATGGTATACATCTAAAATTCAGTTATGTCACGACTCCATTTCTTAAAAATGGGCATAGGGACTGAGGCGTGCATCCTTGTCCCCTGCGATTTTTTCAAGTAACATGTAAATACAGTATTTGTTGTCAATGTTCCAGATGTAGTGATAAAgaataactaataaaagaaaacatatcTCAGTTAGTTAGCATACCTTGCTATCTTGAAGCACCATTTTGATCGAGAAAATCTCTTTCTGGCCAAACTTGCTAAGGACTTCCCATTTTCTAACAGTATATGCCTTAAAGTTCCATGCTTACTTCTTCGCATTCACATCAGCAAAGAAATCATATATTTCTCCCACTGGGTCCAAGGTTTTGCTGGAGAAACTTTGAAAAGGAAGCACATGAAAACTTTTAGTGAGAAAAGAATATGACTGAATGTGAAGTCTATGTATCTTTTTGGCATTTAGCTCCACCTTTTAAAACATATTATTATGATAGGGATAACTTTTATATGTACAGACTTTTATATATAAAGGgattttatatatactaaaaaaagtACAACTTTGTGATGCCAAGTGTCGATCATAGACAGCATCCACTTGTCAAGTATCGAGACTACTACTAGTTAGcttttatatataaagagattttatttatattcaatatatatactcggtcaaattcaaattaaacttACTCtgataataaaagagaaaaattatacAACTTTTTTTATTCAGAAAAACTATACAACCTTTTTGAGTGCTTTAAATTGTTCAACAATAATTCTTCAAACATGCAGGCTAAACCCAAAAAGAGCTCTTATACAATTCTAACCCCCAATTAAAAGTGAATAAATAGGCCAACGAGCTATAACTTAAATGACATAGTCTCTTCCTTCCTACTTAGGGGTCTCAGGTTCGAGTCCCACCGGCTGCAATCGATCGAAAAAATATCCTAGTTATTGCTGTAATGTATGGTGGGTGTGTCGATGTGTTGTGTGGTAGCTATCTAGGATTGGGAGAAAAGGCAAGGTATactataaaaatagaaaataccgGACTAAAAGAAGGTTGACCTCGGACCAAAGCAACGAAATAATGTTGACcataaaaatgagaaaaataaagccGACAATGGATATGATAGGATAAGATTTGTGCTCAATCCTAATTTTATACCTGAGTTGAAAATCttcctaaaatttaattttattgttaaaaatcTCTTAACTCTAATCCTATCTATACTCTAAAGTTCTCCACCAAATTGTATCTTATTCTATCcgtaataaaatcaatttgttttatatattagtttattttaaatagaatttatgaaaaaataaatgtttATAATATTAGTTAAGGTGATTGGTTTACTAGTTCTACAAAATTTTAGAAAGGAGAGTACATGGGTTTAATTTCCATCTACTTcactgtatatatataataaatttaattatatattataatatattaaaaatgcgGGTAGTTCTGGTAGAGTTTATTTTAATCTTTCTCAAATTTCAACTCGATACGTGAATCAAATTGAATactcataaataaaattaatattatcagCCCTAGAGAGAAGGAGAGTTTTGTTGAAGTCAATTATTCATATTTGAGAAAGAGAATTTTGTTGAAGTTAATTATTCATATTTTCTAGACCAACGTAATACCtgaccgaaaaaaaaaaaaaagacccaAACTTTAATAATTCATCCTTTTGTGActctataataataatttatctatACTAGTCaacactttatttttatattattagaatttatgatttaaaattttaagtttagcattaagaatataaaatggacaaatattgataaaaaataataaattttatttgtaatttactTAAGcggataaataaattaattatttggttAACCTAAATTGATCTAATATTACTACATAGTTAAGACTAGGATTAATAATGTGTTGTTGACGAAAAGATAGAGTAATATGCTATGTGATCATGAATAATCAAATCTTGTTTAATTTGGCAATTGCTGCTTAGCATTTCTAGGTTAAAACATGACACACGAGCTTGTCAACGAAACAAACTAGTTCTAAGTCTACCATATTTTTTCTTCACTTTGCTCcccttttaatttttacttattttttctttttacatttttaaactCAGCAAACAAAATGGGTTACATTAATTAATTCATCTATCAATCTCGGTTGATTATGGGTCTATGGCATTACGAATCAATGAAGATATTATGGTTGCCTTTGAAAGAGAGGTTGAAactaaaaaagagataaaaagataaaaattaaattaattttttgtattatatttagtataaaatatactgaattaaattatattttaatattatatttatatttaagataaatataaagattgagagaataaatttaaaatttgaaaaattaaatgagaatattttttagaagaaatattattaaaatttttgtctatATCCCTTTTTTTAGAGATATTGAagagattaaattttgttttcggactaaaattttaattttagtctctgaccactaaatataatattaagtctcaatttctcaattttaatttcagACTCTGAAAATAAATGTTACCTACTAGTTATTAATTCAGTATTAACccatattaaatatattctaagaacatataaataaataagtctaagtacgattttggtctctaaggtattggttaaaaatttttttcgttccaaaatttttttttatacaaaaatgtCCCTGAAATTtaacttgattttaaaattgtccTTACTTTAGAGACCAAAATCATATTGAGATGGAGCGGAGACAGAAGTGAATTGTGGataacttcttcttctttccttttcccttgttcttttttccttcttcttcttcccttcttctttttcaagagTAGaaacactttctttcttttatttttttatttttttttgttaggataatttggtccaaaattttaagggtaaagtactaaattagTCCTTTGGGCATAATTCTATTTTGGTACTTAAGACTTAAAATATCCTATTCGAAtccaaaaaatttcatttagcTTCTATGTAATTTTACCATAaagtcaaagttaaataattaatagaatGTCTTATATGACAGTAGTACAAGAACAAGGTCGATAATTTATAGAGCAAGTACAAGTTCTAaaggcacaaaatcaaccgtggatgcatcaatacatttatttctcattcttagttttataaaaaatatttcatttaaattataagaaaaatgataaataaatgtattgatacaTCCACTGTTGATTTTGTGGCTCTAGAGCTTGTACTTATTCTCCAAATTATTGAATTTGTTCTTGTACTGCTGTGGTGTAGGAGAttccattaattatttaactggACTACATTAaagttaaatgaaatttttttggattcaaatagaaCACTCTAAATTTTAAAGACCAAAATAAGATTACACCCAAACGTAAGggaccaatttaatactttatctaaattttaatatttaaataaaaaaataattttaaaacttagagaaaattttagatgtaaaaaaaaattagagataaaaaaaGTTTTCGACTCTACCTTGAGCACCAAAATCATTCTTCACCCAAATAAATATATGCTAAAAATAGTAAGTTAAACTTTTCTGTGTACAATAAATTTTCCAAACAAAAGAAGCAACTGGCATTTCAGTTGAGGGTTCAACTACTTTTCTTTGCATGCTAACTAAGCAGATcaaataatatatcaaaataactCAACTCACCAACTTTGTACTTCCATCTTGCAAGAACTACTCATCAAGCTGAGATGGGAAGCCTCTCGGTACTATTATCTTTCGTTCAATAATATCATTCTTTTGCATGTTTAATTAGTAGCTAGATGCCATTGTTCAAAGTATTTTCATATTCATATATGTTAGGTTGACACATCCAATTTACAAAAGAGTAGTAGTAGTGCTACACTTGTTTGCACTCCTGTTCTTGGAACCACCGTTAATCAGATGTTGGTTGATATGGCAAGAGCCAAGGAAATTGGTGCTGATCTTGTTGAGATTCGCCTTGATTATTTGACAAACTTCAACCCAAGATTCCATCTCCAAACCCTCATCAAGCAGTGTCCTTTGCCCACTATTGTCACCTATAGGTACACACTCAAACTCAATTTGCACAATCCAAGATTTGATTCCTTACATGTTCTTTGAATAAGAATTTCAATTTTTGTGGTTTAAATGATTTTAGTTATGGTGCTAATTTTTCAGACCGACATGGGAAGGCGGTCGATACGAAGGAGATGAAAACAGAAGACAGGATGCTCTTAGCTTAGCAATGGAATTAGGGGCTGATTACATTGATGTTGAACTTCAGGTacctacttttttatttaataaggtTTTTTTGGTATCTAttgttttatcaaatttttaaataggtctttatattttttttcttttcaattggacTTTTACACTAGAAATGAcctaattgaaagaaaaaaaaagtatagagacttaattataaatttagtaaaactatagctaccaatagaataattaaacatttAGTAAATAATAAGACATGCatgagatttttaattttagacaaTAAAGGGGTGCTTTAGTACTAGGGGTGGCAAGCGGGAAAGCCCGCCCCGCCAGAAGCCCGTCCTTTGGCGGGTTGGTCCGCCCTGCCCCGCCTAGTGAGACGGTCCTAGAATCCTAGCCCGTCCCGCCTAATTGCGGGCTGGCGGGCTAAACCCgccaaaactctttttttttttactatcaaTTGTCTccaaaataatataaacataattcaaaatactcaatttttatcttcatactcttgtaagttaggttCGGAGAAGTTAGGTTTTggcaaaaaaattgcaaaaatactCCCTCACTAATAAAAACCTTAGCCCGGTggggaagcccgccccgccccACCAAAGCCCGCCAAAACCTgcggtttaagcggtgcgggttaggcGGGCTTTTACTATTTGGCGGTCCCAATTTTCCAACCCAACTcgccttttttggcgggttacgcgAGCCGGCCCGGCGGAtttaggcccgtttgccacccccTATTTAGTACACAAGCATCCGGGTTAATGCAGGTCCAAGAAAGGGTCACACCTTTTtctgactgttttttttttttttgtctccctAGCATTACCCTGTTTGTAATGTAGACAACCTAACTTGATAATTGAATAGGTTGCTAATTCTATGACTTGTTGCaagttttaatttgttaatgatTCCAACCTTTGTATACAGGTTGCTCATGAGTTCAACAGTTCCATACATGGAAAGAAGCCTGATAATTTCAAAGTCATAGTTTCTTCACACAACTTCCATGACACTCCATCCTCTGAGGCAATTGCCAATCTCATAGCAAGAATACAATCCACCGGAGCCGACATTGCAAAGATAGTGACCACTGCATCAGACATTACTGATTGTGCCCGAATTTTCCAAATCACTGTCCATTCCCAAGTAAGTCATGCATAATTGCAATCCATGTGTAGCAGCAAGTAGGAACTAATTTGATTGACCATATTATATATACCATGAAAAAAAAATGCCAGATCCCAACCATAGGAATCGCACTAGGCGAAAGGGGATTGCTTTCGCGATTACTTAGCCCGAAGTTTAGTGGTTATCTCACCTATGGTGCACTAGATGCAGATACTGCCTCGGCTCCGGGACAAACCACAGTAAAGGATTTGCTAGAATTGTACAATTTCAGGCTTATAAAACCAGATACTAAAGTGTATGGAATTATAGGAAAGCCGGTTGGACACAGCAAGAGTCCTCTTTTGTTCAATGCAGCCTTCA
This portion of the Arachis duranensis cultivar V14167 chromosome 6, aradu.V14167.gnm2.J7QH, whole genome shotgun sequence genome encodes:
- the LOC107492086 gene encoding bifunctional 3-dehydroquinate dehydratase/shikimate dehydrogenase, chloroplastic, with the translated sequence MGSLSVDTSNLQKSSSSATLVCTPVLGTTVNQMLVDMARAKEIGADLVEIRLDYLTNFNPRFHLQTLIKQCPLPTIVTYRPTWEGGRYEGDENRRQDALSLAMELGADYIDVELQVAHEFNSSIHGKKPDNFKVIVSSHNFHDTPSSEAIANLIARIQSTGADIAKIVTTASDITDCARIFQITVHSQIPTIGIALGERGLLSRLLSPKFSGYLTYGALDADTASAPGQTTVKDLLELYNFRLIKPDTKVYGIIGKPVGHSKSPLLFNAAFKSVGLNAVYMHFLVDDVEKFFNTYSSPDFASGCSCTIPHKEAALKCMDEVDHIAKKIGAINNIVRRPDGKLIAFNTDYIGAITAIEDGLRALEGAKPAPGSPLSGKLFVVLGAGGAGKSLAYGASQKGARVVVANRTFERAKELANKVGGKSLPLCEVENFHPEEGMVLANTTSVGMKPNMDQTPIPKHALKHYCLVFDAIYTPKDTRLLREAKEAGAAIVYGTEMLIRQGFEQYKNFTGLPAPEELFRQLMEKHA